Proteins encoded in a region of the Pirellulaceae bacterium genome:
- a CDS encoding SDR family oxidoreductase, with protein sequence MKPYVLVTGGSGFIGCWVLRELLERDAVPVVVDLVPAWDLWKELLGDRAEDVVWSDASLLDRDSMQSAIEHHEIAHVIHLAALLTPDCQERPWDGCRVNVLGTTGVFDAARRAGCVKAISYASSRAVHGDEVRTDVSASQAPTFYGAFKLAADAIAAQYWRHFSLPSVAVRPHVVYGPLRELGLTAGPSLAIKAAVMGNDYSIGYRGEVTYDYVEDVARALVRTAFECEGKATVVDLPGESSSTEHFASLINALVSESAAGISVAGPVIPSNLLPSPHYIAELFPDWVATRLEEGVNRTADYYRRRRDRRNG encoded by the coding sequence ATGAAGCCATACGTTTTGGTAACCGGAGGAAGTGGCTTTATCGGCTGTTGGGTCTTGCGTGAATTGTTGGAACGTGATGCCGTACCCGTCGTGGTTGATCTTGTGCCTGCTTGGGATCTATGGAAAGAGTTGCTTGGTGATCGGGCGGAGGACGTTGTTTGGTCAGATGCCTCGTTACTCGACCGCGACAGCATGCAGAGTGCCATCGAACATCATGAGATAGCGCACGTGATTCACCTGGCGGCATTACTAACACCAGATTGTCAGGAGCGTCCTTGGGATGGATGTCGTGTCAATGTGCTGGGCACGACAGGTGTCTTCGACGCTGCTCGACGGGCGGGTTGCGTGAAAGCGATCTCTTATGCAAGTTCTCGCGCTGTACATGGTGATGAGGTGAGGACAGATGTTTCAGCTTCGCAAGCACCAACGTTTTATGGAGCGTTTAAGTTGGCGGCCGATGCAATTGCGGCACAGTATTGGCGACATTTTTCGCTTCCATCGGTCGCCGTACGTCCGCACGTTGTTTACGGACCCTTACGCGAACTTGGCTTGACGGCAGGGCCGTCACTGGCGATCAAAGCAGCGGTCATGGGTAACGATTACAGCATCGGTTACCGTGGTGAAGTAACCTATGACTACGTAGAAGATGTGGCGCGAGCCTTGGTCCGCACGGCGTTCGAATGTGAGGGCAAAGCGACCGTTGTCGATTTGCCTGGTGAGAGCTCCAGCACGGAACATTTTGCCAGCCTAATCAACGCTCTTGTGTCAGAATCTGCAGCAGGAATTTCGGTGGCTGGACCGGTGATCCCTTCAAACCTGTTGCCAAGTCCACATTATATAGCTGAACTTTTTCCCGACTGGGTTGCCACTCGGCTGGAAGAAGGGGTGAACCGGACCGCAGATTATTATCGCCGACGGCGGGACAGGAGAAATGGTTAG
- a CDS encoding C-terminal binding protein, which produces MFKVAITDFTFSSLEIEKGIIEAAGGQVVSGQCKTPELLIPLVSGVDAVITQFAPVNADVVRSMERARVIVRYGVGYDNVACDVARERKIPVCNIPDYCVDEVADHTLAFILAMTRHLRANCAKLLENEWGLGVEVDQMRALCDQTVGVIGLGRIGSAVVERLKPFRPKILVADPFVSAEAVAMQGCVLMTPEELLAESDVVTLHCPSTDITRGLINEQNLRSMKPGSILINVGRGDLIEQDALVSALKSGHLGAAALDVFDPEPLCADSPLLQMNNVVVSSHVASVSTKAIHRLRETAARLAVAAVRDEPLQNIVNQVGP; this is translated from the coding sequence ATGTTCAAAGTGGCGATAACGGATTTTACCTTTTCGTCGTTGGAGATTGAGAAAGGCATTATTGAGGCGGCGGGCGGTCAGGTTGTCAGTGGGCAATGTAAGACGCCAGAGTTGCTGATTCCACTCGTGTCAGGCGTTGATGCGGTTATAACTCAATTCGCGCCGGTCAACGCGGATGTGGTCCGTTCAATGGAAAGGGCTCGAGTGATCGTTCGCTATGGGGTTGGCTACGACAATGTGGCCTGCGATGTAGCTCGAGAACGAAAAATACCCGTTTGCAATATTCCCGATTATTGCGTGGATGAAGTTGCCGATCACACGCTGGCGTTTATCCTGGCAATGACGCGGCATCTTCGAGCGAACTGCGCTAAATTGCTGGAAAACGAATGGGGGCTTGGCGTTGAAGTCGATCAGATGCGAGCTCTCTGTGATCAAACGGTCGGTGTGATTGGATTGGGTCGCATCGGATCTGCGGTCGTTGAGCGCCTGAAGCCGTTTCGGCCGAAAATACTGGTGGCGGATCCGTTTGTTTCTGCTGAAGCGGTAGCCATGCAAGGCTGTGTTCTAATGACACCCGAGGAATTGCTTGCTGAATCTGATGTTGTCACATTGCACTGTCCCTCGACCGACATAACTCGTGGATTGATCAACGAGCAGAATCTGCGGTCGATGAAGCCGGGGTCAATTCTTATCAATGTGGGCCGAGGTGATCTGATCGAACAAGATGCGTTGGTTTCAGCGTTGAAATCTGGGCATCTCGGGGCCGCCGCGTTGGATGTTTTTGATCCAGAGCCACTTTGCGCAGATAGCCCTCTTCTACAGATGAACAATGTTGTTGTTTCGTCCCATGTTGCTTCCGTTAGCACCAAAGCGATTCATCGATTGCGCGAAACGGCAGCAAGACTGGCGGTTGCAGCTGTCCGAGATGAGCCGCTTCAGAACATTGTCAATCAAGTGGGCCCGTGA
- a CDS encoding DUF1501 domain-containing protein has translation MHQLGLNHERLTYLHQGRDYRLTDVYGKVVGELLA, from the coding sequence ATGCATCAGCTCGGTCTGAATCACGAGCGACTGACCTACCTGCATCAAGGTCGCGACTATCGATTGACCGATGTCTACGGAAAAGTCGTCGGAGAACTGCTGGCGTAA
- a CDS encoding DUF1501 domain-containing protein produces the protein MVVWGGEFGRTTFSQTGKVKESYGRDHHANCFTMLVGGGGFKSGLIHGETDDFCYTAVRDELPVHDLHAISMRPSCISSV, from the coding sequence ATCGTTGTCTGGGGTGGCGAATTCGGTCGCACTACGTTCAGTCAGACTGGAAAAGTAAAGGAGTCGTATGGTCGAGACCATCATGCGAACTGCTTTACGATGCTGGTAGGCGGGGGCGGATTTAAGTCCGGGCTCATCCATGGGGAAACGGATGACTTCTGCTATACTGCCGTACGTGATGAACTGCCTGTTCACGATCTCCATGCGATCTCCATGCGACCCTCATGCATCAGCTCGGTCTGA
- a CDS encoding DUF1501 domain-containing protein — MCRSVRRTKSTYQLYGEEARQPGTYAYNCLMARRLAERDVRFIPLYHSGWDHHFNLPDHLPKRC; from the coding sequence ATTTGCCGATCTGTCCGACGAACAAAATCGACTTATCAACTCTATGGAGAGGAGGCAAGGCAGCCAGGAACCTATGCGTACAATTGCCTGATGGCACGGAGACTGGCAGAGCGAGATGTACGCTTCATCCCGCTTTATCATTCTGGTTGGGACCATCATTTCAATCTGCCTGATCATTTGCCCAAACGTTGTTAG
- a CDS encoding DUF1501 domain-containing protein — MRLRSGAEPVLYLKDPTQKPIGDKRKILDVVNALNEQELASSGDPAVEARIAQYEMALRMRTPVLEFADLSDEQNRLINSMERRQGSQEPMRTIA, encoded by the coding sequence GTGCGGCTGCGTTCCGGGGCCGAGCCCGTGTTGTATCTGAAGGATCCGACGCAGAAGCCCATCGGCGACAAACGCAAAATCCTCGATGTGGTCAATGCCCTGAACGAGCAAGAGTTGGCTTCTAGTGGTGACCCGGCGGTGGAGGCACGCATCGCACAATACGAAATGGCGCTCCGTATGCGGACCCCCGTTCTCGAATTTGCCGATCTGTCCGACGAACAAAATCGACTTATCAACTCTATGGAGAGGAGGCAAGGCAGCCAGGAACCTATGCGTACAATTGCCTGA
- a CDS encoding DUF1553 domain-containing protein, translated as MVWRLSLAAWLTAAENPLLARVTVNRIWQQFFGVGLVKTVDNFGVQGETPSKPELLDWLAADFRESGWDLHHLIPTIVLSSTYRQSSRRRLELEDFENRLLARGASFCLPAEMIRDQALAVSGLLTRQVGGPSVKPYQPSGIWEDVNAPAGYDEVYEQDSGGALYRKSMYIFWRRAAMHPAMAVFDAPSRDMCSVLRSTTNTPLQALALQHAPTYIEAARKLAERIIKSEPSEHAMIVSGMRRTLSRSPTKRELALLSQLYHQRLDGYAADPAQAAKLLQVGESTADPKIDAVRLAAMSDVCLAIFNLSETIMRK; from the coding sequence GCGACTTAGTCTGGCGGCCTGGTTGACGGCGGCAGAGAATCCGTTGTTGGCTCGAGTCACCGTCAATCGTATCTGGCAGCAGTTCTTCGGAGTTGGGTTGGTGAAGACGGTCGACAATTTTGGTGTGCAGGGTGAAACGCCCAGCAAGCCAGAATTACTTGATTGGCTGGCGGCCGACTTTCGCGAGAGCGGCTGGGACTTGCACCATTTGATTCCCACCATCGTGCTGTCATCAACCTACCGACAATCGTCCAGACGCCGTCTCGAACTGGAAGACTTCGAGAATCGGCTCCTGGCGCGCGGAGCTTCGTTCTGTCTACCTGCCGAGATGATTCGTGATCAGGCGCTTGCTGTTAGTGGCTTGTTGACGCGTCAAGTGGGCGGGCCGAGTGTTAAACCGTACCAACCCTCTGGCATCTGGGAGGATGTGAACGCTCCCGCCGGATATGACGAAGTCTACGAACAGGACAGTGGTGGAGCGCTTTATCGAAAGAGTATGTATATATTTTGGCGGCGCGCGGCGATGCATCCGGCCATGGCCGTGTTTGATGCTCCGAGTCGCGATATGTGTAGCGTGCTGCGTTCGACGACGAACACGCCGTTACAAGCTTTGGCCCTCCAGCACGCCCCGACCTATATCGAGGCAGCTCGTAAATTGGCGGAACGAATCATCAAAAGTGAGCCGTCTGAACACGCAATGATTGTCAGTGGGATGCGGCGAACTCTATCACGCTCTCCGACCAAGCGAGAATTGGCCCTGCTGAGTCAGTTGTATCACCAACGGCTTGACGGCTATGCGGCCGATCCAGCGCAGGCTGCGAAATTACTGCAGGTTGGTGAGTCGACCGCCGATCCCAAAATTGATGCCGTGCGATTGGCGGCGATGTCCGACGTTTGTCTGGCCATCTTTAATCTCAGTGAAACAATCATGAGAAAGTAA